The following proteins come from a genomic window of Triticum aestivum cultivar Chinese Spring chromosome 6A, IWGSC CS RefSeq v2.1, whole genome shotgun sequence:
- the LOC123127241 gene encoding uncharacterized protein isoform X1, which translates to MAMQKRRPETVFLNFSRPPCHPLCSRAHGEGRHPAMIAASARRVAAAAASSSPSGHVSQLASTLNHQRWIHDRNKKAMELVAKGWSALQEVDRVIDFADRNDKRLIPLLRGAKENFELALEIDNMNTHARCWLAKMHFKYHVPGACKAIGAALLVEAANMGDPEAQYELGCRLRVENDHVQSDQQAFHYIEKAVDQLHPGALYLLGAVYITGDCVKRDIASAMWCFHRASAKGHAGAAIAYGSLLLKGAEVPEVITRFNSGKSPSTGKVRKRTIQQDPVKLAKEQFQIAAESGSDLGLRWLKRLGDYEKQPEELKQIQQ; encoded by the exons ATGGCAATGCAAAAACGTAGGCCAGAAACAGTCTTTTTGAATTTCTCAAG ACCACCCTGTCATCCCCTCTGCAGCCGGGCTCACGGAGAAGGGCGTCACCCCGCCATGATCGCCGCATCGGCGCGGCgggtcgctgccgccgccgcttcgtCTTCCCCGTCCGGCCATGTCTCCCAGCTGGCCTCGACGCTGAATCACCAG AGATGGATTCACGACCGGAACAAGAAGGCAATGGAGTTGGTGGCCAAGGGTTGGAGCGCCCTACAGGAGGTCGATCGCGTCATCGACTTCGCCGACCGCAACGACAAGCGACTAATCCCACTTCTCAGG GGCGCAAAGGAGAACTTTGAGCTGGCTCTAGAGATCGACAATATGAATACTCACGCGAGATGTTGGCTGGCCAAGATGCATTTCAAGTACCATGTTCCCGGGGCGTGCAAGGCAAT TGGTGCTGCTTTGCTTGTTGAAGCTGCGAACATGGGTGATCCAGAGGCACAGTATGAACTTGGATGTCGGCTAAGAGTTGAG AATGATCATGTTCAGTCTGATCAACAGGCCTTTCATTATATAGAGAAAGCTGTTGACCAG TTGCATCCTGGTGCTTTGTATCTTCTTGGTGCTGTATATATAACTGGGGATTGCGTTAAGAGGGACATAGCTTCAGCTATGTGGTGTTTCCATAGAGCTTCAGCAAAG GGACATGCTGGAGCTGCAATTGCATATGGTTCCCTTCTTCTGAAAG GTGCTGAAGTGCCTGAAGTCATTACCAGGTTCAACTCAGGCAAGAGTCCGTCAACTGGGAAGGTGCGAAAAAGGACCATACAGCAGGACCCAGTAAAGCTGGCAAAGGAGCAGTTCCAGATAGCAGCTGAGTCTGGATCTGACCTCGGTTTACGGTGGTTGAAGAGGCTTGGAGATTACGAAAAACAGCCCGAAGAGCTAAAGCAAATCCAGCAATGA
- the LOC123127241 gene encoding uncharacterized protein isoform X2: MIAASARRVAAAAASSSPSGHVSQLASTLNHQRWIHDRNKKAMELVAKGWSALQEVDRVIDFADRNDKRLIPLLRGAKENFELALEIDNMNTHARCWLAKMHFKYHVPGACKAIGAALLVEAANMGDPEAQYELGCRLRVENDHVQSDQQAFHYIEKAVDQLHPGALYLLGAVYITGDCVKRDIASAMWCFHRASAKGHAGAAIAYGSLLLKGAEVPEVITRFNSGKSPSTGKVRKRTIQQDPVKLAKEQFQIAAESGSDLGLRWLKRLGDYEKQPEELKQIQQ, translated from the exons ATGATCGCCGCATCGGCGCGGCgggtcgctgccgccgccgcttcgtCTTCCCCGTCCGGCCATGTCTCCCAGCTGGCCTCGACGCTGAATCACCAG AGATGGATTCACGACCGGAACAAGAAGGCAATGGAGTTGGTGGCCAAGGGTTGGAGCGCCCTACAGGAGGTCGATCGCGTCATCGACTTCGCCGACCGCAACGACAAGCGACTAATCCCACTTCTCAGG GGCGCAAAGGAGAACTTTGAGCTGGCTCTAGAGATCGACAATATGAATACTCACGCGAGATGTTGGCTGGCCAAGATGCATTTCAAGTACCATGTTCCCGGGGCGTGCAAGGCAAT TGGTGCTGCTTTGCTTGTTGAAGCTGCGAACATGGGTGATCCAGAGGCACAGTATGAACTTGGATGTCGGCTAAGAGTTGAG AATGATCATGTTCAGTCTGATCAACAGGCCTTTCATTATATAGAGAAAGCTGTTGACCAG TTGCATCCTGGTGCTTTGTATCTTCTTGGTGCTGTATATATAACTGGGGATTGCGTTAAGAGGGACATAGCTTCAGCTATGTGGTGTTTCCATAGAGCTTCAGCAAAG GGACATGCTGGAGCTGCAATTGCATATGGTTCCCTTCTTCTGAAAG GTGCTGAAGTGCCTGAAGTCATTACCAGGTTCAACTCAGGCAAGAGTCCGTCAACTGGGAAGGTGCGAAAAAGGACCATACAGCAGGACCCAGTAAAGCTGGCAAAGGAGCAGTTCCAGATAGCAGCTGAGTCTGGATCTGACCTCGGTTTACGGTGGTTGAAGAGGCTTGGAGATTACGAAAAACAGCCCGAAGAGCTAAAGCAAATCCAGCAATGA